The following proteins come from a genomic window of Pseudomonas syringae:
- a CDS encoding xanthine dehydrogenase family protein molybdopterin-binding subunit has protein sequence MSENIIGTPQRRIDGGKKVSGEARYAADHPMDKMLYAYGVYSTIGNGRVAAINDQQAKAMPGVVEVFHHGNFPTLHRTPNTKLSFAKMLSASKADEHRLPFEDDRVYYPGQFVALVVAESFEQARAAAHRVTVDYEQRPAVKDLREGMRVNGVRDGGAGHNRGNPDSAFQSAKTQIDQTYTTPVEVHNPMEMHASTAWWQDGKLFVYESTQGVVNHRNLLANVFDLSPDRVEVRAPFIGSGFGGKLWPWPHSVAACAAAQVTGRPVQLVLPRAQMFTTVGHRPETRQRLRLATDASGKLVSIRHESLNNTSMLDDYTENCGGVTKSLYSCDNVLVSHKISPINRGTPTSMRAPGAAPGLFALESAIDEMALASGMDPLAFRKLNLSDMDQSMGLPWSSNHLPEAIDKAAERFGWHARKAEVGSMREGDEIIGYGMGACNWEAYQVPTDARVILRSDGTALAQCGLQDIGTGTYTIVAQTVSQLTGIPIERVEVELGSSSFPAGPVSGGSWVTASVMPAIAGATREALQKLRQYAVSKDAVFAGQDAESIKVDNGQLVMGEQRASFVDVLKGQRLSRAEGNFQSGMPEAGKYSFRSFGVHFVEVRWDPGISSLRVSRVVSAIDVGKVVNPLAARNQVEGAIVMGIGMALFEAAEYDPRSGMPVNNNYAEYVVPVHADQPDIDVLLLDYPDYNLGEFGVRGIGEIGVTGLAAAVANAVYHATGKRVRSLPITKEKLMAGL, from the coding sequence ATGAGCGAAAACATTATCGGCACGCCGCAGCGTCGTATCGACGGCGGCAAGAAAGTCAGTGGCGAAGCGCGCTACGCCGCAGACCATCCCATGGACAAGATGCTCTATGCCTATGGCGTTTACAGCACCATTGGCAACGGCCGCGTGGCGGCCATCAACGACCAGCAGGCGAAAGCCATGCCTGGCGTGGTCGAGGTCTTTCATCATGGCAACTTCCCCACGCTGCACCGCACCCCCAATACCAAGCTGAGCTTTGCCAAGATGCTCTCGGCGAGCAAAGCCGACGAGCACCGACTGCCGTTTGAGGATGACCGGGTTTACTACCCCGGTCAGTTCGTCGCGCTGGTGGTCGCCGAAAGTTTCGAGCAGGCGAGGGCGGCGGCTCATCGCGTGACGGTCGATTACGAACAGCGCCCGGCGGTCAAGGACCTGCGGGAAGGCATGCGCGTCAATGGCGTGCGTGACGGCGGTGCGGGCCATAACCGTGGCAACCCGGACAGCGCGTTTCAAAGCGCCAAGACGCAGATCGACCAGACTTACACCACGCCGGTTGAAGTGCATAACCCGATGGAAATGCACGCCAGTACCGCGTGGTGGCAGGACGGCAAGCTGTTCGTCTACGAAAGCACGCAAGGCGTGGTCAATCACCGCAACCTGCTGGCCAACGTATTCGACCTGTCGCCTGACCGCGTGGAAGTGCGAGCGCCGTTCATTGGCTCTGGTTTTGGCGGCAAGCTCTGGCCGTGGCCGCACTCCGTGGCGGCCTGCGCTGCGGCTCAAGTCACAGGCCGGCCGGTGCAACTGGTGCTGCCGCGTGCGCAGATGTTCACCACTGTGGGTCACCGTCCGGAAACCCGCCAGCGCCTGCGCCTGGCCACCGATGCCAGTGGCAAACTGGTGTCGATCCGGCACGAGTCGCTCAACAACACCTCGATGCTCGATGACTACACCGAGAACTGCGGTGGCGTGACTAAAAGTCTGTATTCCTGCGATAACGTCCTGGTCAGCCACAAGATCAGCCCGATCAACCGCGGTACGCCCACATCAATGCGCGCACCGGGTGCGGCACCGGGCCTGTTTGCGCTGGAGTCGGCCATCGACGAAATGGCCTTGGCCAGTGGCATGGACCCGCTGGCGTTCCGCAAGCTGAACCTGTCTGATATGGATCAGAGCATGGGCTTGCCGTGGTCGAGCAACCACTTGCCGGAAGCGATCGACAAGGCCGCCGAGCGTTTCGGCTGGCATGCGCGCAAGGCTGAAGTCGGTTCGATGCGTGAAGGCGATGAAATCATCGGCTACGGCATGGGGGCGTGCAATTGGGAGGCCTATCAGGTGCCAACCGATGCGCGGGTCATTCTGCGTTCCGACGGCACTGCACTGGCTCAATGTGGCTTGCAGGACATCGGCACCGGGACCTACACCATCGTTGCGCAGACGGTCAGCCAGTTGACCGGCATCCCGATCGAGCGTGTCGAAGTGGAACTGGGCAGTTCGTCCTTTCCGGCAGGCCCCGTTTCCGGTGGTTCGTGGGTCACCGCCAGCGTCATGCCGGCGATTGCCGGTGCCACGCGTGAAGCGCTGCAGAAGCTGCGCCAATACGCGGTCAGCAAAGACGCGGTATTCGCCGGGCAGGACGCCGAGTCGATCAAGGTCGACAACGGACAACTGGTGATGGGCGAGCAACGCGCCAGTTTTGTCGACGTGCTGAAGGGGCAGCGCCTGTCGCGTGCCGAGGGCAACTTCCAGAGCGGCATGCCTGAAGCCGGCAAGTACTCATTCCGGTCGTTCGGCGTGCATTTTGTCGAGGTGCGCTGGGATCCGGGCATTTCCAGCCTGCGGGTTTCGCGGGTGGTCAGCGCCATTGACGTGGGCAAGGTGGTCAACCCGCTGGCAGCGCGCAATCAGGTAGAAGGCGCGATTGTCATGGGCATTGGCATGGCGCTGTTCGAAGCCGCCGAGTACGACCCGCGCAGTGGCATGCCGGTCAATAACAACTACGCCGAGTATGTAGTGCCGGTGCATGCCGATCAGCCGGACATCGATGTCCTGTTGCTCGATTACCCGGATTACAACCTGGGCGAGTTCGGTGTGCGCGGGATTGGCGAGATCGGTGTGACCGGGCTGGCCGCGGCGGTGGCCAATGCGGTCTATCACGCAACCGGCAAACGAGTGCGCAGCTTGCCGATCACCAAGGAAAAACTGATGGCAGGGTTGTAA
- a CDS encoding XdhC family protein — translation MKQLDLQVVQQARDWLASGKPVWLCTVLSTFGSAPRGPGAMLVALNSGEHRGSLSGGCVEEDFLERVAAGQFQPVNQVVRYGDGGLAPTRALPCGGVLDVLIEFIAPSAEADAHLAAIEHALAGRQLVSREVQLGGVQRDVGPAALGEARVQINGERISVRMGAVYRVLLAGLSPVAEFCASFAVAMGYEVIICDPRTEVTAGFSMPGVEVRGVLPAVFIAEGGCHSSTAVLALTHDPKLDDLSMLEAVRTEAFYIGAMGSMRTSSKRLERLARIGGLDAEALERIHAPIGLNLGSKTPAEIAIAVMADILRVANGVSRSDLQGVAGRP, via the coding sequence ATGAAACAACTCGACTTGCAGGTGGTACAGCAGGCGCGTGACTGGCTGGCAAGTGGCAAGCCGGTCTGGCTGTGTACGGTGCTCTCGACTTTTGGCTCGGCCCCGCGCGGGCCGGGGGCAATGCTGGTGGCGCTGAACAGTGGCGAGCATCGCGGCTCGCTGTCTGGCGGCTGCGTGGAAGAGGATTTTCTCGAACGCGTCGCTGCCGGACAGTTTCAGCCAGTCAATCAGGTGGTTCGTTACGGTGATGGCGGACTTGCGCCAACGCGGGCGTTGCCCTGCGGTGGCGTGCTGGATGTGTTGATTGAGTTCATTGCGCCGAGCGCTGAAGCGGATGCGCATCTGGCGGCCATCGAACACGCGCTGGCCGGACGCCAACTGGTCAGTAGAGAGGTGCAACTGGGCGGCGTGCAGAGAGACGTCGGGCCTGCCGCTTTGGGTGAGGCGCGGGTGCAGATCAACGGCGAACGCATCAGTGTGCGCATGGGCGCGGTCTACCGCGTGCTGCTTGCCGGACTCTCGCCCGTCGCCGAATTCTGCGCCAGTTTTGCCGTGGCCATGGGTTACGAAGTGATCATCTGTGACCCGCGTACCGAAGTCACTGCGGGGTTCTCGATGCCGGGCGTCGAGGTGCGCGGGGTCTTGCCGGCCGTATTCATTGCCGAAGGCGGCTGTCATAGCTCCACGGCGGTGCTGGCGTTGACTCACGATCCGAAACTGGATGACTTGAGCATGCTCGAAGCCGTGCGCACCGAGGCGTTTTATATCGGTGCAATGGGCTCGATGCGCACCAGCAGCAAACGTCTCGAGCGCCTGGCGCGGATTGGCGGGCTGGATGCCGAAGCGCTGGAGCGCATTCACGCGCCCATCGGTTTGAACCTGGGCAGCAAGACACCTGCGGAAATTGCGATTGCAGTGATGGCCGATATCCTGCGGGTTGCCAACGGTGTCAGTCGCAGCGATCTGCAAGGTGTTGCCGGCAGGCCATAG
- a CDS encoding nucleotidyltransferase family protein, whose protein sequence is MSSIDSHNCKVFALILAAGSSTRFEGDKRQALLPCGRTLLTASLDNARKAFAHVAVILRKDDDSKALGIPAEITIIRSEYAGLGMGHSLASGIAAVMNSSADAVAILLADMPWIQPQTLRKLATLADPQRIALPMHEGQRGHPVIIGRRFWPELLKLEGDQGAKALITHNPELCDVMDCDDPGILRDADTRSALAMACRQHLADRCD, encoded by the coding sequence TTGAGCAGCATAGACAGCCACAACTGCAAAGTGTTCGCCTTGATCCTCGCGGCAGGCAGCAGCACACGTTTTGAGGGCGATAAACGCCAGGCGCTGTTGCCCTGCGGTCGTACCTTGCTGACGGCCAGTCTCGACAACGCCAGAAAAGCATTCGCTCATGTAGCCGTGATACTGCGTAAGGACGATGACAGCAAAGCACTCGGTATTCCCGCCGAGATAACGATCATCCGTAGCGAATACGCCGGCCTGGGCATGGGCCACAGTCTGGCCAGCGGGATAGCTGCGGTGATGAACTCGTCAGCCGATGCAGTGGCCATATTGCTCGCAGACATGCCATGGATACAGCCGCAAACCTTGCGCAAGCTGGCCACGCTGGCTGACCCGCAGCGTATTGCCCTGCCCATGCATGAAGGCCAGCGCGGCCATCCCGTGATCATCGGGCGCCGGTTCTGGCCGGAACTGCTGAAACTCGAAGGCGATCAGGGCGCCAAGGCACTGATCACCCACAACCCCGAGCTGTGCGATGTAATGGACTGCGACGACCCAGGCATCCTGCGCGATGCAGACACACGTTCGGCACTTGCTATGGCCTGCCGGCAACACCTTGCAGATCGCTGCGACTGA
- a CDS encoding flavin reductase family protein — protein MDNHIRPVELEKAYRLLNHGPTVLVSSSHEGTHNVMAAAWACALDFSPPKVTLVIDKMTKTRGLVEKSGYFALQVPNLDQLQMTFDVGTQSKVFTPDKLDKANVDLFRIDGHDSPLVVGCSAWLICKVIPEPHNQQTYDLFIGEVVGAWADTRVFNDGHWEFEKADPKWRSLHYVAGGHFYTIGEPAVVETGDD, from the coding sequence GTGGACAATCACATTCGTCCGGTCGAGCTGGAAAAAGCCTACCGCTTGCTTAACCACGGGCCGACCGTGCTGGTGTCATCCAGCCACGAGGGCACGCATAACGTCATGGCTGCGGCCTGGGCCTGTGCGCTGGACTTCTCGCCGCCCAAAGTAACGCTGGTGATCGACAAGATGACCAAGACCCGCGGGCTGGTCGAGAAGAGCGGATACTTTGCGCTGCAGGTGCCCAATCTGGACCAATTGCAGATGACCTTCGACGTCGGCACCCAGAGCAAGGTCTTCACCCCGGACAAGCTGGACAAGGCCAACGTTGACCTGTTCCGCATCGACGGTCACGACTCGCCGCTGGTGGTCGGATGCTCGGCGTGGCTGATCTGCAAGGTCATTCCCGAGCCGCACAATCAACAGACTTACGACCTGTTCATTGGCGAAGTGGTGGGGGCCTGGGCCGATACGCGTGTCTTCAACGACGGGCACTGGGAGTTCGAAAAAGCCGATCCGAAATGGCGCAGCCTGCACTATGTTGCTGGCGGGCACTTCTACACCATTGGTGAGCCTGCGGTCGTAGAAACCGGCGACGACTGA
- a CDS encoding aldehyde dehydrogenase family protein: protein MTTVNSNTHAISINPATGEQIGHYPFESEAVQDSTLSRAASGFAAWKRKPVQERVQLIVAMGKALRDDADNIARMISQEMGKPMAQAKGEVEKCAQLCDWYAAHGPAMLVAEATQVEHDKARIEYRPLGPILAVMPWNFPIWQVLRGAIPTLLAGNTYVLKHAPNVMGCAYLMRDALQRAGFPQGVFEVLNVLPEGVSSAIADPRIAAVTLTGSVRAGQAIGAQAGAALKKCVLELGGSDPFIVLNDADLDQAVKAAVIGRFQNTGQVCAAAKRLIIEQGVVEEFTRRFVEQTRQLVVGDPLSVETYIGPMARFDLRDELDAQVQETLAEGATLLLGGNKTDGQGNYYQPTVLGDVTDQMTSFRQELFGPVASIITARDAQHALQLANDSEFGLTATVYTRDLALAERMSEELETGGVFINGYSASDPRVSFGGVKKSGFGRELSHFGVREFCNAQTVWRDRH, encoded by the coding sequence ATGACCACTGTCAACAGCAACACCCACGCAATCTCGATCAACCCGGCGACCGGCGAACAGATCGGCCACTATCCGTTTGAATCAGAAGCGGTGCAGGACAGCACCCTTTCGCGTGCGGCCAGCGGTTTTGCGGCCTGGAAGCGCAAACCTGTGCAGGAACGTGTGCAGTTGATCGTTGCTATGGGCAAAGCCCTGCGCGACGACGCTGACAACATTGCCCGAATGATCAGCCAGGAAATGGGCAAGCCAATGGCTCAGGCAAAGGGCGAGGTCGAGAAATGCGCGCAGCTGTGCGACTGGTACGCGGCGCACGGCCCGGCGATGCTGGTGGCCGAAGCTACTCAGGTCGAGCATGACAAGGCGCGCATCGAGTACCGTCCGCTTGGCCCTATTCTTGCGGTGATGCCGTGGAACTTCCCAATCTGGCAGGTGCTGCGTGGTGCGATTCCGACCTTGCTGGCTGGCAACACCTATGTGCTTAAGCATGCGCCCAACGTGATGGGCTGTGCTTATCTGATGCGTGATGCGTTACAGCGAGCGGGTTTTCCGCAAGGCGTGTTCGAAGTGCTCAATGTGCTACCCGAAGGCGTTTCAAGCGCCATCGCTGACCCGCGCATTGCGGCCGTTACGCTGACCGGCAGCGTGCGTGCCGGTCAGGCGATCGGTGCTCAGGCCGGGGCGGCACTGAAGAAATGCGTGTTGGAACTGGGCGGCTCCGACCCGTTTATCGTGCTCAATGACGCCGACCTTGATCAAGCCGTAAAAGCTGCGGTGATTGGCCGGTTTCAGAACACAGGGCAGGTGTGTGCGGCGGCCAAGCGTTTGATCATCGAGCAAGGCGTGGTGGAAGAATTTACCCGTCGGTTCGTCGAGCAGACGCGCCAGCTGGTGGTGGGTGATCCCCTGTCCGTCGAGACCTACATCGGGCCGATGGCGCGCTTTGATCTGCGCGACGAGCTTGATGCCCAGGTCCAGGAAACGCTGGCTGAAGGCGCAACGCTGTTATTGGGCGGCAACAAGACGGATGGCCAAGGCAATTACTACCAGCCAACCGTGCTGGGCGACGTCACCGACCAGATGACTTCATTCCGCCAGGAACTGTTCGGCCCTGTAGCCTCGATCATCACCGCCCGCGATGCGCAGCACGCCCTGCAACTGGCCAACGACAGCGAATTCGGCCTGACCGCGACGGTGTATACCCGCGATCTGGCGCTGGCAGAGCGAATGAGCGAAGAACTGGAGACCGGCGGCGTGTTCATCAACGGCTACAGCGCCTCAGACCCTCGCGTGAGCTTCGGCGGCGTGAAGAAAAGCGGTTTTGGCCGCGAGCTTTCACACTTTGGCGTACGCGAGTTCTGCAATGCGCAGACCGTGTGGCGGGATCGTCACTGA
- the ptrR gene encoding putrescine utilization regulator PtrR, producing MDLVQLEIFKAVAEHGSISAAAQQIHRVPSNLTTRIKQLEQDLGVDLFIREKHRLRLSPAGWNFLDYTRRILDLVQEARSAVSGEEPQGPFSLGSLESTAAVRIPALLAAYNQQNAKVELDLSTGPSGTMIDGVLAGRLVAAFVDGPVLHPSLEGVPVFEEEMVIIAPLKHTPVKRGRDVSGESIYAFRANCSYRHHFERWFTDDAAVPGKIHEMESYHGMLACVSAGAGLALMPRSMLESMPGCATVSVWPLSEQFRYLHTWLIWRRGTVSRSLTRFVELLEQRGTPPKVE from the coding sequence ATGGATCTGGTCCAGCTGGAGATTTTCAAGGCCGTTGCCGAGCACGGCAGCATCAGTGCCGCTGCGCAGCAGATTCATCGCGTGCCCTCGAACCTGACCACGCGGATCAAGCAGCTTGAACAAGACCTCGGCGTTGACCTGTTCATTCGCGAAAAGCATCGCTTGCGCCTGTCGCCCGCCGGCTGGAATTTTCTCGATTACACCCGGCGGATTCTGGATCTGGTCCAGGAGGCGCGCTCGGCTGTGTCCGGGGAAGAGCCGCAAGGGCCTTTCTCGCTGGGCTCACTGGAAAGCACCGCCGCCGTGCGTATTCCTGCATTGCTGGCGGCCTATAACCAGCAAAACGCCAAAGTCGAACTGGACCTCTCGACCGGACCGTCCGGCACCATGATCGACGGAGTTCTGGCCGGGCGACTGGTTGCGGCGTTCGTTGACGGACCGGTGCTGCACCCGTCGCTGGAGGGGGTGCCGGTGTTTGAAGAGGAGATGGTGATTATTGCGCCGCTCAAGCACACCCCGGTCAAGCGTGGACGTGATGTCAGTGGTGAAAGTATCTATGCGTTTCGTGCCAACTGCTCGTACCGGCACCACTTTGAGCGCTGGTTCACCGACGACGCCGCAGTACCGGGCAAGATCCATGAGATGGAGTCTTACCACGGCATGCTGGCCTGCGTCAGCGCCGGTGCCGGGCTGGCGCTGATGCCGCGCAGCATGCTCGAAAGCATGCCTGGCTGCGCCACGGTCAGTGTCTGGCCGCTGTCCGAGCAGTTTCGCTACCTGCACACCTGGCTGATCTGGCGCCGGGGTACGGTGTCGCGCAGCCTGACCCGCTTCGTGGAGTTGCTGGAACAGCGGGGCACGCCGCCGAAGGTCGAGTGA
- a CDS encoding tartrate dehydrogenase: MNNKKLRIAAIAGDGIGLEVLPEGVKVVQAVAAKHGIELEFEYFEWASCDYYLAHGKMMPDDWFEQLKGFDSIFFGAVGWPDKVPDHISLWGSLLKFRREFDQYANIRPVRLFPGVPCPLANRKPGDIDFIVVRENTEGEYSSLGGIMFENTENEFVLQESVFTRRGVDRILKFAFEMASKRERKHVTSATKSNGMAISMPYWDKRTEAMASQYPDIRWDKQHIDILCARFVLQPERFDVVVASNLFGDILSDLGPACAGTIGIAPSANLNPERNFPSLFEPVHGSAPDIFGQNIANPIAMIWSGALMLEFLGQGDERFTTAHDDIITAIEQVIASGEVTPDLGGTLSTQQVGAAIAERLGAAR; the protein is encoded by the coding sequence ATGAACAACAAGAAACTGCGCATTGCTGCGATTGCCGGAGACGGCATCGGCCTTGAAGTCCTGCCTGAAGGCGTCAAGGTGGTCCAGGCGGTTGCCGCGAAACACGGGATCGAGCTGGAATTCGAGTACTTCGAATGGGCCAGCTGCGATTACTACCTGGCGCACGGCAAAATGATGCCCGACGACTGGTTTGAGCAGTTGAAAGGTTTCGATTCGATTTTCTTCGGTGCCGTGGGCTGGCCGGACAAAGTGCCCGACCACATTTCCCTGTGGGGCTCGTTGCTCAAGTTTCGTCGCGAGTTCGATCAGTACGCCAACATCCGCCCGGTGCGACTGTTCCCCGGCGTACCCTGCCCGCTCGCCAATCGCAAACCGGGCGATATCGACTTCATCGTGGTGCGGGAAAATACCGAAGGTGAATACTCGTCGCTGGGCGGAATCATGTTCGAAAATACCGAAAACGAGTTCGTCTTGCAGGAGTCGGTGTTCACCCGTCGCGGCGTCGACCGCATTCTCAAATTCGCTTTTGAAATGGCCAGCAAACGCGAGCGCAAGCATGTCACCTCGGCGACCAAATCCAACGGCATGGCCATCAGCATGCCCTACTGGGACAAACGCACCGAGGCGATGGCCAGCCAGTACCCGGACATCCGTTGGGACAAACAGCACATCGACATTCTCTGCGCACGCTTCGTGCTGCAACCCGAGCGCTTCGACGTGGTGGTGGCGTCCAATCTGTTTGGCGACATCCTCAGCGACCTCGGCCCGGCGTGCGCCGGCACCATCGGCATTGCACCGTCAGCCAACCTTAACCCGGAGCGTAATTTCCCGTCCCTGTTCGAACCGGTGCATGGCTCGGCTCCGGACATCTTCGGCCAGAACATCGCCAACCCGATCGCGATGATCTGGTCAGGCGCACTGATGCTGGAATTCCTGGGGCAAGGCGATGAGCGTTTCACGACGGCGCATGACGACATCATCACCGCTATCGAACAGGTGATCGCCAGTGGCGAGGTCACGCCGGATCTGGGCGGCACGCTTTCGACTCAGCAAGTGGGGGCAGCGATCGCCGAACGGCTTGGCGCAGCCCGTTAG
- a CDS encoding LysR substrate-binding domain-containing protein, translating into MNYPNLDDLNVFIHVARRSSFVGAANELGMSAAYVSKRVKLLEQNMGVALLHRSTRQVSITEDGERVYEWAKGILESVQQMGDEVAALHGEPSGLLRVVSSQGFGRRFVAPALSELAARYPKLDIRLDIQDRLVDLIEEGVDLDIRVGNEIAPHLRARHLARNWRVLCASPDYLQQHGTPISLGELANHDCLVIKERDRPFGIWHLHGPQGAETVKVTGSLSTNHGEIARQWCLDGRGLLLRSLWDVRSELAEGRLIQVMPEYRQDADIWAVHTSPLMSSAKIRVTVEFLRDYFALHHAPV; encoded by the coding sequence GTGAATTATCCAAACCTTGATGACCTGAATGTGTTCATTCATGTTGCGCGGCGTTCCAGCTTCGTGGGGGCTGCCAATGAGCTGGGCATGTCTGCCGCGTATGTCAGCAAGCGCGTCAAGCTGCTGGAGCAGAACATGGGCGTGGCGCTGCTGCATCGCTCCACCCGGCAAGTGTCGATCACCGAAGACGGCGAGCGCGTCTACGAATGGGCCAAGGGCATTCTGGAATCCGTGCAGCAGATGGGCGATGAAGTCGCGGCCTTGCACGGCGAGCCCAGCGGCCTGTTGCGGGTGGTCAGCAGTCAGGGTTTCGGCCGCCGCTTTGTGGCGCCTGCCTTGTCGGAGCTGGCGGCGCGCTACCCGAAGCTGGACATACGGCTGGATATTCAGGATCGGCTGGTGGACCTGATCGAGGAGGGCGTGGATCTGGATATTCGTGTTGGCAACGAAATCGCACCGCATTTGCGTGCCCGGCATCTGGCGCGCAACTGGCGGGTACTGTGTGCGAGCCCGGATTATCTGCAGCAGCACGGCACGCCCATCAGCCTTGGCGAATTGGCCAATCACGATTGCCTGGTCATCAAGGAGCGCGACCGGCCGTTTGGCATCTGGCATCTGCACGGGCCGCAGGGTGCGGAAACCGTGAAGGTCACCGGCAGCCTGTCGACTAACCACGGCGAAATCGCCCGCCAGTGGTGCCTGGACGGGAGAGGGCTGTTATTGCGTTCGCTGTGGGATGTACGCAGCGAGCTGGCTGAAGGTCGGCTGATTCAGGTCATGCCCGAGTATCGGCAAGATGCCGATATCTGGGCCGTGCACACATCACCGCTGATGAGCTCGGCGAAGATTCGCGTCACCGTGGAATTCCTGCGCGATTACTTCGCCTTGCACCATGCGCCTGTCTGA
- a CDS encoding ABC transporter ATP-binding protein, with product MSAVIQDPSTPQQKPLVALCNLNKHYGNFAAVDDISLDIQDGEFLTFLGSSGSGKSTTLSMLAGFETPSSGEILVGGKSLVNVPPHKRDIGMVFQRYSLFPHLSVRDNIAFPLAIRKLPAAEREKKVDAMLKLVQLEEFAHRRPSQLSGGQQQRVAIARALVYEPRILLMDEPLGALDKKLREDLQDELRQLHRRLGITIVYVTHDQEEAMRLSQRIAIFSHGKIVGLGSGYDLYQNPPNAFVASFLGNSNFLRLKAQGNAVATFEGNSLAIRLTAGLTTDQDVLLMVRPEKAQALSVSQAAATPLEAGWNEVSANVTEVLFLGESQTCSVVTTGGTAMTVKALSATGMPLQAGDPVRVRWAAADACIYTEWRDSDLNKAAGAH from the coding sequence ATGAGTGCAGTGATCCAAGACCCTTCCACCCCGCAGCAAAAACCGCTGGTCGCGCTGTGCAACCTGAACAAGCATTACGGCAATTTCGCTGCCGTCGACGACATTTCCCTGGATATCCAGGACGGCGAGTTCCTGACCTTTCTGGGCTCCAGTGGCTCGGGCAAAAGCACCACGCTGTCGATGCTGGCCGGGTTCGAAACACCCAGTTCAGGCGAGATTCTGGTGGGCGGCAAATCGCTGGTGAATGTACCGCCGCACAAGCGTGATATCGGTATGGTCTTTCAGCGCTATTCGCTGTTCCCGCACCTGTCGGTGCGCGACAACATCGCGTTCCCACTGGCCATCCGCAAGCTGCCCGCGGCCGAGCGCGAAAAGAAAGTCGATGCGATGCTCAAGCTGGTGCAACTGGAAGAATTTGCTCACCGCCGCCCTTCGCAACTGTCCGGCGGCCAGCAACAACGGGTCGCCATTGCCAGAGCGCTGGTCTACGAGCCGCGCATCCTTCTGATGGACGAGCCCCTCGGCGCGCTGGACAAAAAACTGCGTGAAGATTTGCAGGACGAACTGCGTCAGCTGCACCGTCGGCTGGGCATTACCATCGTCTACGTGACCCATGATCAGGAAGAAGCCATGCGCCTGTCACAGCGCATTGCGATTTTCAGCCACGGCAAGATTGTCGGTCTGGGCAGCGGATACGATTTGTATCAGAACCCGCCGAATGCCTTTGTCGCCTCGTTTCTCGGCAACTCGAATTTCCTCAGGCTCAAGGCGCAGGGCAATGCCGTTGCCACGTTCGAAGGCAACTCACTGGCGATTCGCCTGACTGCGGGGCTGACGACCGATCAGGACGTGCTGCTGATGGTGCGTCCGGAAAAGGCTCAGGCGTTGAGTGTTTCTCAGGCGGCTGCCACACCGCTCGAAGCCGGCTGGAATGAAGTCAGCGCGAACGTCACCGAGGTGCTGTTTCTGGGGGAAAGCCAGACCTGCTCGGTGGTGACCACGGGTGGCACGGCAATGACCGTCAAAGCGCTATCGGCCACCGGCATGCCGCTCCAGGCCGGTGATCCGGTGCGTGTACGCTGGGCCGCCGCCGATGCCTGTATCTACACCGAATGGAGAGACAGCGACCTGAACAAGGCAGCAGGCGCGCACTGA
- a CDS encoding ABC transporter permease has protein sequence MLLTPNAMSPGLRTGLYLTTALIALFLLLPILFIILLSFGSSQWLVFPPPGWTLKWYQQFFSNPDWMAAAMSSLKVAVLTTIASVALGLPTAFALVRGRFPGRDILYGVFTLPMIVPLVIIAVAVYALFLKLGYTGTLFSFVVSHVIVALPFTIISIINSLKLFDQSIEDAAVICGASRLQAICKVTFPGIRPGMMAGALFAFLVSWDEVVLSVMMASPTLQTLPVKMWTTLRQDLTPVIAVASTLLIALSVVIMFIAATLRRRNEARSIS, from the coding sequence ATGCTCCTGACACCCAATGCCATGAGCCCCGGTCTGCGCACGGGTCTGTACCTGACCACCGCGCTGATCGCGCTGTTTCTGTTGCTGCCGATCCTGTTCATCATCCTGCTGTCCTTCGGTTCATCGCAATGGCTGGTGTTTCCACCACCCGGCTGGACGTTGAAGTGGTATCAGCAGTTCTTCTCCAACCCGGACTGGATGGCGGCAGCGATGTCCAGCCTCAAGGTTGCAGTCCTGACGACCATTGCCTCGGTAGCGCTGGGCCTGCCGACCGCTTTTGCGCTGGTACGCGGGCGGTTTCCGGGACGCGACATTCTGTATGGCGTGTTTACGTTGCCGATGATCGTGCCCTTGGTGATCATCGCGGTGGCGGTGTACGCGCTGTTCCTCAAGCTCGGCTATACCGGCACGCTGTTTTCCTTCGTCGTCAGCCATGTGATTGTCGCCCTGCCGTTCACCATCATCTCGATCATCAATTCGCTGAAGCTGTTCGATCAGTCCATCGAAGACGCTGCGGTGATCTGTGGCGCATCGCGTTTGCAGGCGATCTGCAAGGTGACCTTCCCCGGCATCCGGCCAGGCATGATGGCCGGCGCGTTGTTTGCGTTTCTGGTCTCGTGGGACGAAGTGGTGCTGAGCGTAATGATGGCCAGCCCGACCCTGCAAACCCTTCCCGTGAAAATGTGGACCACGCTGCGTCAGGACCTGACGCCCGTCATCGCGGTCGCCTCAACGCTGCTGATTGCGCTGTCGGTGGTGATCATGTTCATCGCTGCGACCCTGCGTCGTCGTAACGAAGCCAGGAGTATTTCATGA